Proteins encoded together in one Pseudomonas sp. TCU-HL1 window:
- a CDS encoding type II toxin-antitoxin system HigB family toxin: MRITAKSTLRRFWEQNPTHADAQGPLQSWHDEALRADWRSPQDIKAQYRSASFCGNNRVVFNIGGNKYRLVVEMQYRAGIAWVKFIGTHEQYDRIDVETINDY; the protein is encoded by the coding sequence ATGAGGATCACCGCCAAAAGCACCCTGCGCCGTTTCTGGGAACAGAATCCGACCCATGCCGATGCGCAGGGCCCGCTGCAGAGCTGGCACGACGAAGCCCTGAGAGCCGATTGGCGCTCGCCGCAGGACATCAAGGCGCAATACCGGAGCGCAAGCTTCTGCGGCAATAACCGGGTGGTCTTCAACATTGGCGGCAACAAGTACCGCCTGGTGGTGGAGATGCAGTACCGAGCCGGGATCGCCTGGGTGAAGTTCATCGGCACCCACGAGCAATACGACAGGATCGACGTGGAGACCATCAATGACTATTAG
- a CDS encoding 3-isopropylmalate dehydratase codes for MRLTCAAVSLLLLAGCSSYRTDPMQITQVPTDRLLAFQTPVEGGGLIVVNRDMGGLGSGCYIAVHVDRQLAARIGIGEVASFQVPSGDRIVGIGIDETDDTLCSKGSLRREKAAHIEQGQSEHFRIISDNREGFALLADQPDAQ; via the coding sequence ATGCGTCTGACCTGTGCCGCTGTTTCCCTGCTCCTGCTCGCCGGCTGTTCGTCTTACCGCACCGACCCTATGCAAATTACCCAGGTGCCCACCGACCGCCTGCTGGCGTTCCAGACGCCGGTGGAGGGCGGGGGCCTGATCGTCGTGAACCGCGACATGGGTGGATTGGGCAGTGGCTGTTACATCGCCGTGCATGTGGACCGGCAACTGGCAGCGCGCATTGGCATTGGCGAGGTCGCCAGCTTCCAGGTTCCATCGGGTGACCGCATCGTCGGCATCGGCATCGACGAAACGGACGACACCCTCTGCTCCAAGGGCAGTTTGCGCCGCGAGAAGGCTGCCCATATCGAGCAGGGCCAAAGCGAGCACTTCCGCATCATCAGTGATAACCGCGAAGGCTTTGCCCTGCTTGCCGACCAGCCGGACGCACAATGA
- a CDS encoding acetyl-CoA carboxylase family protein — MNRAIQSLLIANRGEIAIRIARAAAELGIRSVVVYAEDDSQSLHLRKADLAVPLKGRGAAAYLDAAQLVEAARQHGCDAVHPGYGFLSENADFARKCEAAGLRFVGPSAEALALFGDKARARELAAGCGLPLAAGSNRATTLDEARTLLESGPIMLKALAGGGGRGMRAVRDNGELEQAFERCQSEARSAFGNGDLYVERLIDNARHIEVQVLGDGERVAHLWERDCSLQRRHQKVIEIAPAPDLDARLRQRILDAALTLAAAVNYRGIGTFEFLVDAARGDFVFMEANPRIQVEHCITEAVTGVDLVQVQLRLAEGANLTELGLVDPAPPRGFAVQLRINLESMQADGSARPAGGLISAYEPPSGPGIRVDGYGYAGYATSPNYDSLLAKLTAQGDDLPAALRRAYRALCEFRLEGVASNIHFLQNLLRRTELERGVDTRFIEREIGELLAPRQAAHPHLFFAGDAGTGTAQAGQVEAPAGCVPLNAPSQGMLVSLDVQVGDIVAPGQPVAVLEAMKMEFVVKANQGGIIRAVAVAPGGSLFEGAPLLFLEPAEVTGSKQQSEESHDLAHIRADLAEVLERHAITTDERRPQAVARRRKTGQRTTRENLDDLLDEGSFIEYGALALAAQRRRRSLEELIEQSPADGLVAGIGTVNAARFGSEAARCMSIAYDYTVFAGTQGVMNHKKTDRMLGLAEQWRLPLVLFAEGGGGRPGDSDFVGVAGLDCHTFVGMARLSGLVPLVGVVSGRCFAGNAALLGCCDVIIATKNASIGMAGPAMIEGGGLGRFAPEDVGPNSVQGPNGVIDVLVEDEAEAVRVAQQYLSYFQGDLTNWQCADQRLLRHAIPENRLRVYDIRALIETLADQGSVLELRRQFAPGLVTAFIRIEGKAFGLLANNPMHLGGAIDAQAGDKAARFMQLCDAFDIPMLSLCDTPGFMVGPESEKQATVRHVSRMFVAAAGLSVPFFTVVLRKGYGLGAQAMAAGSFHSPLFTIAWPSGEFGAMGLEGAVRLGYAKELAAIEDANERQQLFDKMVARAYQNGKAINMASFLEIDAVIDPQETRAWLLRGLNAAPRPAAREGKKRPFVDTW, encoded by the coding sequence GTGAACAGAGCCATCCAGTCCCTGCTGATCGCCAACCGCGGCGAGATCGCCATCCGCATCGCCCGCGCCGCCGCCGAGCTGGGTATTCGCAGCGTTGTCGTGTACGCCGAGGACGACAGCCAGTCCCTGCACCTGCGCAAGGCGGACCTCGCGGTCCCGCTGAAAGGTCGTGGCGCGGCGGCATACCTGGATGCCGCGCAATTGGTGGAAGCGGCCCGCCAGCACGGCTGCGATGCGGTGCACCCCGGCTACGGCTTTCTCAGTGAGAACGCGGATTTCGCCCGCAAGTGCGAGGCCGCCGGGCTTCGCTTCGTCGGTCCTTCAGCCGAGGCCCTGGCGCTGTTCGGCGACAAGGCCCGCGCCCGTGAACTGGCCGCAGGCTGCGGCCTGCCGCTGGCCGCCGGGAGTAACCGCGCCACCACCCTGGACGAAGCCCGCACACTGCTGGAAAGCGGCCCGATCATGCTCAAAGCCCTGGCAGGCGGCGGCGGACGCGGCATGCGGGCAGTGCGCGATAACGGCGAGCTGGAGCAGGCCTTCGAGCGTTGTCAGTCGGAGGCCCGTTCGGCCTTCGGCAATGGCGATCTCTATGTCGAGCGGCTGATCGACAACGCGCGCCACATCGAGGTCCAGGTGCTGGGCGACGGTGAGCGGGTGGCCCACCTCTGGGAGCGGGACTGCAGCCTGCAACGGCGCCATCAGAAGGTGATCGAGATCGCCCCGGCGCCCGATCTGGACGCCCGCCTGCGCCAGCGCATCCTGGATGCCGCGCTGACCCTGGCCGCTGCCGTCAATTATCGCGGTATCGGCACCTTCGAATTCCTGGTGGACGCCGCCCGTGGAGACTTTGTGTTCATGGAGGCCAACCCACGCATTCAGGTGGAGCACTGCATCACCGAAGCCGTGACCGGCGTCGACCTGGTGCAGGTACAACTGCGCCTGGCCGAAGGCGCCAATCTGACGGAGCTGGGGCTTGTCGACCCTGCGCCCCCACGCGGCTTCGCCGTGCAACTGCGTATCAACCTGGAAAGCATGCAAGCCGACGGCAGCGCCCGTCCCGCCGGCGGACTGATCAGCGCCTACGAGCCTCCCAGCGGCCCCGGCATCCGCGTGGACGGCTATGGCTACGCCGGCTACGCCACCAGCCCCAACTACGATTCGCTGCTGGCCAAGCTGACTGCCCAGGGCGATGACCTGCCCGCCGCCCTGCGCCGCGCCTATCGCGCCCTATGCGAGTTCCGCCTGGAAGGTGTGGCAAGCAACATCCACTTCCTGCAGAACCTGCTGCGCCGTACAGAACTGGAACGCGGCGTGGACACGCGTTTCATCGAGCGGGAAATCGGTGAACTCCTGGCACCCCGGCAGGCGGCCCATCCGCACCTGTTCTTTGCGGGTGACGCGGGAACGGGCACCGCCCAGGCCGGGCAGGTCGAGGCGCCGGCCGGCTGCGTACCGCTGAATGCCCCCAGCCAGGGCATGCTGGTGAGCCTGGACGTGCAGGTGGGCGATATCGTGGCGCCCGGCCAGCCCGTGGCAGTGCTGGAAGCGATGAAGATGGAATTCGTGGTCAAGGCGAACCAGGGCGGCATCATCCGCGCGGTGGCGGTAGCACCCGGGGGCAGCCTGTTCGAAGGTGCGCCGCTGCTATTCCTGGAGCCGGCGGAGGTGACCGGCAGTAAGCAGCAGAGCGAGGAAAGCCATGACCTTGCGCATATCCGCGCGGACCTGGCCGAAGTGCTGGAACGCCACGCCATCACCACGGATGAGCGCCGCCCGCAGGCGGTCGCGCGGCGGCGCAAAACGGGCCAACGCACTACCCGCGAGAATCTCGACGACTTGCTGGATGAAGGCAGCTTCATCGAGTACGGCGCCCTGGCCCTGGCCGCCCAGCGCCGGCGTCGTTCACTGGAGGAGCTGATCGAGCAGAGCCCGGCGGATGGGCTGGTAGCGGGCATCGGCACGGTCAACGCCGCCCGGTTCGGCAGTGAAGCCGCACGCTGCATGAGCATCGCCTACGACTACACCGTGTTCGCCGGCACCCAGGGGGTCATGAACCACAAGAAGACCGACCGCATGCTGGGCCTGGCGGAGCAGTGGCGCCTGCCGCTGGTGCTGTTCGCCGAAGGTGGCGGTGGCCGGCCGGGCGACTCGGATTTCGTCGGCGTGGCGGGGCTGGACTGCCACACCTTCGTGGGCATGGCACGCCTGTCCGGCCTGGTGCCGCTGGTGGGGGTGGTGTCCGGCCGTTGCTTCGCCGGCAACGCCGCACTGCTCGGCTGCTGCGACGTGATCATCGCGACGAAGAACGCCAGTATCGGCATGGCGGGACCAGCCATGATCGAAGGCGGCGGCCTGGGCCGCTTCGCGCCGGAGGACGTCGGCCCCAACAGCGTCCAGGGCCCCAACGGCGTGATCGACGTGCTGGTGGAGGACGAAGCCGAGGCGGTGCGGGTGGCGCAGCAATACCTGTCGTACTTCCAGGGCGACCTGACCAACTGGCAATGTGCCGACCAGCGCCTGCTGCGCCACGCCATCCCGGAGAACCGCCTGCGGGTCTATGACATCCGCGCACTGATCGAGACCCTGGCCGACCAGGGCTCGGTGCTGGAGCTGCGCCGACAGTTCGCGCCGGGGCTGGTCACCGCGTTCATTCGCATCGAGGGCAAGGCGTTCGGCCTGCTGGCCAACAACCCCATGCACCTGGGCGGCGCCATCGACGCCCAGGCCGGCGACAAGGCCGCGCGCTTCATGCAACTGTGCGATGCCTTCGACATCCCGATGCTTTCGCTCTGCGACACGCCCGGGTTCATGGTGGGGCCGGAGTCGGAAAAACAGGCCACGGTGCGCCACGTCTCACGCATGTTCGTGGCCGCTGCCGGGTTGTCGGTGCCCTTCTTCACCGTGGTGCTGCGCAAGGGCTACGGACTGGGCGCCCAGGCCATGGCGGCGGGCAGCTTCCACTCCCCCCTGTTCACCATCGCCTGGCCCAGCGGCGAATTCGGCGCCATGGGGCTGGAGGGTGCGGTACGCCTGGGCTACGCCAAAGAACTGGCCGCCATTGAGGACGCAAACGAGCGACAGCAGCTGTTCGACAAGATGGTTGCCAGGGCTTACCAGAACGGCAAGGCGATCAACATGGCCAGCTTCCTGGAGATCGATGCCGTGATCGACCCGCAGGAAACCCGCGCCTGGCTGCTACGCGGGCTGAATGCCGCGCCCAGACCGGCGGCTCGCGAAGGGAAGAAGCGGCCGTTCGTGGATACCTGGTAG
- a CDS encoding IS481 family transposase, with product MPWQECTTMSIRREFVRLAEQPQSNVRELCRRYGISPKTAYKWLQRHREHGDAGLQERSRRPLHSPGRSDPDLEQAVVQLHHRFPYWGARKLRGLLPAAFERPHHSTLDAILRRHGCRVRYHAEEAEAPATQRFEHCQPNELWQMDFKGHFPLADGRSSRCHPLTLLDDHSRFALCLEACEGERLELVRPHLIQVFRRYGLPRRITADNGPPWGSNIAGGLSALEVWLMRLGIEVSHSRPHHPQTQGKLERFHQTLKRELLQRSFRDLAHCQQAMAHWREQYNHDRPHEALGQLPPITRYQPSRRSYPEQLPELDYEPGDRVLKVGRVGQVSFQGRSLFVGGGLYGERVALRPTAVDGVYDVVFIHKTLRQVDLRPGKT from the coding sequence ATGCCGTGGCAGGAGTGCACCACCATGTCGATTCGACGCGAGTTTGTGCGGTTGGCCGAACAACCGCAGAGCAACGTGCGGGAGCTGTGTCGGCGCTACGGCATCAGCCCGAAAACCGCCTACAAATGGTTACAGCGCCACCGCGAGCACGGCGATGCGGGGTTGCAGGAGCGCTCACGCCGGCCGTTGCACAGCCCTGGGCGCAGCGACCCGGACTTGGAACAGGCGGTGGTGCAGTTGCACCACCGTTTCCCGTATTGGGGCGCCCGCAAGCTGCGCGGCCTGCTGCCGGCCGCGTTCGAGCGTCCCCACCACAGCACCCTCGACGCCATCCTCCGCCGCCATGGTTGCCGGGTGCGCTACCACGCCGAGGAGGCCGAAGCTCCGGCCACGCAGCGCTTCGAGCACTGCCAGCCGAACGAGCTCTGGCAGATGGACTTCAAGGGCCACTTCCCGCTCGCCGACGGCCGCTCGTCGCGCTGCCACCCGTTGACGCTGTTGGATGATCACTCACGCTTTGCCCTCTGCCTGGAGGCCTGCGAGGGCGAGCGCCTCGAACTGGTTCGACCGCACCTGATCCAGGTCTTTCGCCGCTATGGCCTACCGCGCCGGATCACCGCCGACAACGGTCCGCCCTGGGGCTCGAACATCGCGGGCGGCCTGTCCGCCCTGGAGGTCTGGCTGATGCGGCTCGGCATCGAGGTCAGCCACAGCCGCCCTCATCATCCGCAGACCCAGGGCAAGCTGGAACGCTTCCACCAGACACTCAAGCGCGAGTTACTGCAGCGCTCGTTTCGCGACTTGGCGCACTGCCAGCAGGCGATGGCGCACTGGCGGGAGCAGTACAACCACGACCGCCCGCATGAGGCGCTGGGCCAACTGCCACCGATCACGCGCTACCAGCCAAGCCGGCGCAGCTACCCGGAGCAATTGCCTGAGCTGGACTACGAACCGGGCGACCGGGTGCTCAAGGTCGGCCGCGTCGGCCAGGTCAGTTTCCAGGGACGCAGCCTGTTCGTCGGCGGGGGGCTGTACGGGGAACGCGTCGCTCTCCGCCCCACCGCCGTCGATGGCGTCTACGATGTGGTGTTCATCCACAAGACCCTGCGCCAAGTCGACTTGAGACCGGGCAAAACATGA
- a CDS encoding exodeoxyribonuclease VII small subunit yields the protein MARKKAAPDFEQSLADLQSLVERLESGELSLEDSLSAFEQGIRLTRECQSALNQAEQKVQILLERDGQLEEAPFDADEQA from the coding sequence ATGGCCCGCAAGAAAGCCGCCCCCGATTTCGAACAGTCCCTCGCCGACCTGCAGTCCCTGGTGGAACGCCTGGAAAGCGGCGAACTGTCGCTGGAGGACTCCCTCAGCGCCTTCGAACAAGGCATCCGCCTGACCCGCGAATGCCAGTCGGCACTGAATCAGGCGGAACAGAAGGTACAGATCCTGCTTGAGCGTGACGGCCAACTGGAGGAAGCCCCCTTCGACGCGGACGAACAAGCATGA
- a CDS encoding VanZ family protein, protein MTDARITWLARIAFGLVLLVILAAGLSSDPVPEAFENQDKLHHWAGFACLTLSAWLAFPRTRLVWLFLWPFLVSVGIELGQELLPLRTASWADIAANVLGVLSGILCALVLRRFRPMDQTDRRPGKPGADAL, encoded by the coding sequence ATGACGGACGCCCGGATCACCTGGCTGGCGCGGATTGCCTTCGGCCTCGTGCTGCTGGTGATCCTGGCGGCCGGGTTGAGCAGCGACCCGGTGCCCGAAGCCTTCGAAAACCAGGACAAACTGCACCACTGGGCGGGGTTTGCCTGCCTAACCCTGAGCGCCTGGCTCGCCTTTCCCCGGACCCGGCTGGTGTGGCTGTTCCTGTGGCCCTTCCTGGTGTCCGTGGGGATCGAACTGGGGCAGGAGCTGCTGCCCCTGCGCACGGCCTCCTGGGCCGACATCGCCGCCAACGTGCTGGGCGTGCTGAGCGGCATCCTGTGCGCACTGGTGCTGCGCAGGTTCAGGCCGATGGATCAGACCGACCGCCGCCCCGGCAAGCCTGGGGCTGATGCCTTGTAA
- a CDS encoding sulfite exporter TauE/SafE family protein, translating to MSLHDFFLLLLAGFSAGGMNALAGGGTFFSFPALLATGLPPVTANATNAVALWPASLAASWAAREQLRPLGRYVVPLVLVSLLGGLGGGLLLLAGGNETFRRLIPWLLLAATLLFAASPWLSRLINRRREAGALPPHGVGSTLAHTVVAIYGGYFGAGMGILQLAAFSIEGHPLLRANALKNLLSSTIYSVAVVTFIAAGRVSWSELAVLLAAASCGGYCGGALARRLPTRWLRWLVIAVGTGMTVYYFVTV from the coding sequence ATGAGCCTTCACGATTTCTTCCTGCTACTGCTTGCCGGTTTTTCCGCCGGCGGCATGAATGCCCTCGCCGGGGGCGGCACTTTCTTCTCCTTCCCCGCGCTGCTTGCGACCGGATTACCACCCGTGACCGCCAACGCCACCAACGCCGTGGCCTTGTGGCCCGCCAGCCTGGCCGCCAGTTGGGCGGCGCGGGAGCAGTTGCGCCCGCTGGGGCGCTATGTGGTGCCGCTGGTACTGGTGTCGCTGCTGGGCGGCCTGGGCGGTGGCCTGCTGTTGCTGGCCGGAGGCAACGAAACCTTTCGCCGGCTGATTCCCTGGCTGCTATTGGCCGCCACGCTGCTGTTCGCCGCCAGCCCCTGGCTGAGCCGGCTGATCAACCGCCGACGCGAAGCCGGCGCGCTGCCACCGCACGGCGTCGGCAGCACCCTGGCCCACACAGTGGTGGCCATCTACGGCGGCTACTTCGGCGCCGGCATGGGCATCCTGCAGCTGGCGGCCTTTTCCATCGAAGGTCATCCGCTGCTGCGGGCCAACGCGCTGAAGAACCTGCTGTCGAGCACCATCTACAGCGTGGCGGTGGTGACCTTCATTGCCGCCGGGCGAGTGAGTTGGAGCGAGCTGGCAGTGCTGCTCGCCGCCGCCAGCTGCGGCGGCTACTGCGGTGGTGCGCTGGCCCGGCGATTGCCGACCCGATGGCTGCGCTGGCTGGTGATCGCGGTGGGGACGGGGATGACGGTCTATTACTTCGTCACCGTCTGA
- a CDS encoding class I SAM-dependent methyltransferase — MNLDAITTLEQQLTSALENLPDEIRRVFHGRGRRWSGLEQVTADWLQGVMLVSLFREVGDDELAALKAMLLRLTESPVWQRSDARTLLLQHRYLLDSTMELIWGEAVDECVVSEGGLRFKLDLGKKQNNGLFLDMRYGRDWVRANVQGKRVLNLFAYTCGFSVAAIEGGAEQVVNLDMASSALSRGRDNHRLNGHDLSRVSFLGHELFKSWGKVKKTGPYDLVIIDPPSFQKGSFTLTRDYQKILRRLPELLTENGVVLACVNDPAIGPDFLIQGMQAEAPELHFVERLENPPEFADIDPDAGLKALVFRRE, encoded by the coding sequence ATGAACCTCGACGCCATCACCACCCTCGAACAGCAACTTACCTCCGCGCTGGAGAATCTGCCGGACGAAATCCGCCGGGTCTTCCACGGCCGTGGACGGCGCTGGTCGGGGCTGGAGCAGGTGACGGCGGACTGGTTGCAGGGCGTGATGCTGGTGTCGCTGTTCCGCGAGGTGGGCGACGACGAACTCGCTGCGCTGAAGGCCATGTTGCTACGCCTCACCGAGTCGCCGGTTTGGCAACGCAGCGACGCCCGGACGCTGTTGCTGCAGCATCGTTATCTGCTGGACAGCACCATGGAGTTGATCTGGGGCGAGGCGGTGGATGAATGCGTGGTCAGCGAGGGCGGCCTGCGCTTCAAGCTGGACCTGGGCAAGAAGCAGAACAACGGCCTGTTCCTCGATATGCGCTACGGCCGCGACTGGGTGCGCGCCAACGTGCAGGGCAAGCGGGTGTTGAACCTGTTCGCTTACACCTGCGGCTTCTCGGTGGCGGCCATCGAGGGGGGAGCGGAGCAGGTGGTGAACCTGGACATGGCCAGCTCGGCCCTGAGCCGGGGGCGGGACAATCACCGGCTCAACGGCCATGACCTCAGCCGGGTGAGCTTCCTGGGCCATGAGTTGTTCAAGTCCTGGGGCAAGGTGAAGAAGACCGGTCCCTATGACCTGGTGATCATCGACCCGCCCTCCTTCCAGAAGGGCAGCTTCACCCTGACCCGCGACTACCAGAAGATCCTGCGCCGCCTGCCGGAGTTGCTGACCGAAAACGGGGTGGTGCTGGCTTGTGTGAACGATCCCGCCATCGGGCCCGATTTCCTCATTCAGGGCATGCAGGCCGAAGCGCCGGAGTTGCACTTCGTGGAGCGGCTGGAGAACCCGCCGGAGTTCGCGGATATCGACCCGGATGCGGGATTGAAGGCGCTGGTGTTCCGGCGGGAGTAG
- a CDS encoding helix-turn-helix domain-containing protein, with the protein MTIRPIRNDEDLRAAFKQLEAVFQASAGTPEADEAEVLTTLIEVYENRHYPIMPADPIEAIKFRMDQQGLTPKDLEPFIGPSGRVSEVLNRKRPLSLRMIKRLHDGLKIPYDSLLAGVA; encoded by the coding sequence ATGACTATTAGACCGATCCGCAACGACGAAGACCTGCGTGCCGCCTTCAAGCAACTGGAGGCAGTTTTCCAGGCCTCTGCCGGCACCCCGGAAGCGGACGAAGCTGAGGTGCTTACGACCCTCATCGAGGTCTATGAAAACCGCCACTATCCGATCATGCCGGCCGACCCCATCGAGGCCATCAAATTCCGCATGGATCAACAGGGCCTGACGCCCAAGGACCTGGAGCCCTTCATCGGTCCCAGCGGGCGTGTCTCGGAGGTGCTCAACCGCAAGCGCCCATTGAGCCTGCGCATGATCAAGCGGCTGCACGATGGCCTGAAGATTCCTTACGACAGCCTGCTGGCTGGTGTGGCTTGA
- the ispA gene encoding (2E,6E)-farnesyl diphosphate synthase, translating into MIASYQTRCQQRVDTALVALFDAPLAPLDRLYQAMRYSVVNGGKRVRPLLVYAACEALGGDAARADGAACAVELIHAYSLVHDDLPAMDDDDLRRGQPTTHIAFDEATAILAGDGLQALAFEVLADAGRNPHDAETRLAMISSLGHAAGPAGMVGGQAIDLGSVGLTLDQLALETMHRHKTGALIEASVRLGALASGQANPAALAALRIYARAVGLAFQVHDDILDVESDTATLGKTQGKDQAHDKPTYPALLGLDNAKAYARELCDQAVQAVASFGEAAEPLRALARYIVERRS; encoded by the coding sequence ATGATCGCCAGCTACCAGACGCGCTGTCAGCAGCGCGTGGATACCGCGCTCGTCGCACTGTTCGACGCCCCACTCGCCCCCCTCGACCGCCTCTACCAGGCCATGCGCTACAGCGTGGTGAATGGCGGCAAACGGGTGCGCCCATTGCTGGTCTACGCCGCTTGCGAAGCCCTGGGTGGCGATGCAGCCCGCGCTGATGGCGCGGCCTGTGCGGTGGAGCTGATCCACGCCTATTCCCTGGTTCACGATGACCTCCCGGCGATGGACGACGACGACCTGCGCCGCGGCCAGCCTACGACTCACATTGCCTTCGACGAAGCCACCGCTATCCTCGCCGGTGACGGCCTGCAAGCGCTGGCCTTCGAAGTGCTGGCCGATGCCGGCCGCAACCCGCACGATGCCGAAACCCGTTTGGCGATGATCAGCAGTCTCGGTCACGCCGCTGGCCCCGCCGGCATGGTCGGCGGCCAGGCCATCGACCTCGGCTCTGTGGGTTTGACGCTGGATCAGCTCGCCCTGGAAACCATGCACCGGCACAAGACCGGCGCCCTGATCGAGGCCAGCGTGCGCCTCGGTGCCCTGGCCAGCGGCCAGGCCAACCCGGCTGCCCTGGCTGCACTCAGGATCTATGCCCGCGCCGTCGGCCTGGCCTTCCAGGTTCACGACGACATCCTCGACGTGGAGAGCGACACCGCCACGCTCGGCAAGACCCAGGGCAAGGACCAGGCCCACGACAAGCCCACCTACCCTGCCCTGCTCGGCCTCGACAATGCCAAGGCCTATGCCCGCGAACTGTGCGACCAGGCCGTGCAAGCCGTCGCTTCTTTCGGCGAAGCCGCCGAACCCCTCCGCGCCCTGGCGCGCTACATCGTCGAACGGCGCAGCTGA
- a CDS encoding phosphatase PAP2 family protein, producing the protein MNELLHSLDWVLPLRNETLTPVMRFFTLLGYEKFILFFLPLGYWAWNRGVFLRLLVLVAVTALLNAWLKDYWQDPRPDIALRMDHEVGDSFGLPSGHAQIAVVIWFWLAFELRRTWAWVVSGVVVTGIIFSRLYLGAHDVEDVVGGSLLGIGTLLLFAQVRHWPWWREAHGLWHLALILLVFVAAWLSWPGVAPSYIPLLAGLMVGVLVGYRQWEFSAEVATWRRVLAAAIGAVSFILLQKLLKSAGAAWPFDPQLWQGLKGLVMGLFVAVAMPWALVRMGLLKPHQPAGCRKESSGHRAAA; encoded by the coding sequence ATGAACGAGTTGCTGCACAGCCTGGACTGGGTGCTGCCCCTGCGCAACGAGACGCTGACACCGGTGATGCGCTTCTTCACCCTGCTGGGCTACGAGAAGTTCATCCTCTTCTTCCTGCCGCTGGGCTACTGGGCGTGGAACCGTGGTGTGTTCCTGCGCCTGCTGGTACTGGTGGCCGTCACTGCGCTGCTCAACGCCTGGCTCAAGGACTATTGGCAGGACCCGCGTCCGGACATCGCCCTGCGCATGGACCATGAGGTGGGCGACAGCTTCGGCCTGCCCAGCGGCCATGCGCAGATAGCCGTCGTCATCTGGTTCTGGCTGGCCTTCGAGTTGCGCCGCACGTGGGCCTGGGTGGTCAGTGGGGTGGTGGTGACGGGGATCATCTTCAGTCGCCTGTACCTGGGTGCCCACGATGTGGAAGACGTAGTGGGCGGCTCGTTGCTGGGGATCGGCACGCTGCTGCTGTTCGCCCAGGTGCGTCATTGGCCCTGGTGGCGCGAGGCCCACGGCCTTTGGCATCTGGCGCTGATTCTGCTGGTGTTTGTCGCGGCCTGGCTGAGCTGGCCAGGTGTGGCGCCGAGCTACATACCGTTGCTGGCAGGCTTGATGGTCGGCGTGCTGGTCGGCTACCGCCAATGGGAGTTTTCCGCCGAGGTCGCGACCTGGCGCCGCGTGCTGGCGGCGGCCATCGGCGCGGTGAGCTTCATCCTGCTGCAGAAGCTGCTGAAATCGGCCGGCGCGGCGTGGCCGTTCGACCCACAGCTCTGGCAGGGGCTGAAGGGCCTGGTGATGGGCCTGTTCGTCGCGGTGGCGATGCCCTGGGCGCTGGTGCGGATGGGGTTGCTCAAGCCACACCAGCCAGCAGGCTGTCGTAAGGAATCTTCAGGCCATCGTGCAGCCGCTTGA